The following are encoded in a window of Amycolatopsis lexingtonensis genomic DNA:
- a CDS encoding alpha/beta hydrolase encodes MDGHGVARAFHGVAADPVLPGDVTARARDLGPLESPMIWLAFASAAVAVLAVVVALWYRRRVRRWGFTAFGVLLLLAAVTALNSYVGYVRTSDDLARLLQKGPGPVNLAGRLLDDGKEAPSAPKASAPTRTSGGQRVDVLNVPDPAHGVPSGSNYVVLPPGYDQDTARRYPVVYLIHGYPFGGPRDWLTSGDAPGTLLALQQAGVIAPMIVVSVDLTAGNPSTDWECLDVPGGPKLETYLTATVVPAVDHHYRTLADRGHRALGGMSGGGFGALNIGLHHVDEFATLVIALPYDDLNDSIGILGGDQAAIAANTPRRYLPTMKFTAPISVMLAVGTGAPTDVTTAHRIADSLRARGQEAVVHAERGFNHTWHTARATLPYLLAFADQNFRASPATS; translated from the coding sequence ATGGACGGGCACGGGGTGGCGCGCGCCTTTCACGGGGTCGCCGCCGATCCGGTGCTGCCGGGTGACGTGACCGCGAGGGCCCGCGACCTGGGCCCGCTCGAGTCGCCGATGATCTGGCTGGCCTTCGCGTCGGCTGCCGTCGCGGTGCTCGCCGTCGTGGTCGCGCTCTGGTACCGCCGCCGGGTGCGGCGCTGGGGGTTCACCGCCTTCGGGGTGCTCCTGCTGCTCGCCGCGGTAACTGCGCTGAACAGCTACGTCGGGTACGTCCGCACCTCCGACGACCTCGCGCGCCTGCTGCAGAAGGGCCCCGGCCCGGTCAACCTGGCCGGGCGCCTGCTCGACGACGGCAAGGAGGCCCCGTCCGCCCCGAAGGCCAGTGCGCCGACAAGGACGTCCGGCGGCCAGCGCGTGGACGTGCTGAACGTGCCCGACCCGGCGCACGGCGTCCCGTCGGGCAGCAACTACGTCGTCCTGCCGCCGGGCTACGACCAGGACACCGCCCGCCGCTACCCGGTCGTCTACCTCATCCACGGCTACCCGTTCGGCGGCCCCCGCGACTGGCTGACCTCCGGCGACGCGCCCGGCACGCTCCTGGCGCTGCAGCAGGCCGGCGTGATCGCCCCGATGATCGTGGTCAGCGTCGACCTGACCGCCGGCAACCCCAGCACCGACTGGGAGTGCCTGGACGTCCCCGGCGGCCCCAAACTGGAGACGTACCTGACGGCGACGGTGGTCCCGGCCGTCGACCACCACTACCGCACCCTCGCCGACCGCGGCCACCGCGCACTGGGCGGCATGTCCGGCGGCGGCTTCGGCGCGCTGAACATCGGGCTGCACCACGTCGACGAGTTCGCGACCCTGGTGATCGCCCTCCCCTACGACGACCTCAACGACTCGATCGGCATCCTCGGCGGCGACCAGGCCGCCATCGCCGCGAACACCCCGCGCCGGTACCTGCCGACCATGAAGTTCACCGCGCCGATCTCGGTGATGCTGGCCGTCGGCACGGGCGCCCCGACCGACGTGACGACCGCCCACCGGATCGCGGACTCCCTGCGGGCCCGAGGGCAGGAGGCGGTGGTGCACGCCGAGCGGGGCTTCAACCACACCTGGCACACGGCCCGGGCGACGCTGCCGTACTTGCTGGCGTTCGCGGACCAGAACTTCCGGGCGTCCCCGGCGACTTCCTGA
- the prcA gene encoding proteasome subunit alpha, producing the protein MTMPLYASPEQLMRERSELARKGIARGRSVVVLKYAGGVLFVAENPSATLHKVSEIYDRIGFAAVGRYSEFENLRVAGIRHADLKGYQYDRRDVSARALANAYAATLGSIFTEQLKPFEVEVCVAEVAATSAEDQLYRLTYDGSIFDEPQYVVMGGQNEKIAAKLKETFEDGLDLQGALSVAVAALRTPTQPATTSSSSSSTSSSNAAAANGNGEADPIKLEVAVLDRDRPRRAFRRLTGAALDALLPVPDPAGEEPEAKPDGE; encoded by the coding sequence GTGACGATGCCGTTGTATGCCTCTCCCGAGCAGCTGATGCGGGAGCGTTCCGAGCTGGCGCGCAAGGGCATCGCGCGCGGCCGGAGCGTGGTGGTGCTGAAGTACGCGGGCGGCGTGCTGTTCGTGGCGGAGAACCCGTCGGCGACCCTGCACAAGGTGTCCGAGATCTACGACCGCATCGGTTTCGCGGCGGTCGGGCGCTACAGCGAGTTCGAGAACCTGCGCGTGGCGGGCATCCGCCACGCGGACCTCAAGGGCTACCAGTACGACCGGCGTGACGTGAGCGCGCGGGCGCTGGCGAACGCCTACGCGGCGACGCTGGGCAGCATCTTCACCGAGCAGCTGAAGCCGTTCGAGGTCGAGGTCTGCGTCGCGGAGGTCGCCGCGACCTCGGCCGAGGACCAGCTGTACCGGCTGACGTACGACGGCTCGATCTTCGACGAGCCGCAGTACGTGGTCATGGGCGGCCAGAACGAGAAGATCGCGGCGAAGCTGAAGGAAACCTTCGAGGACGGCCTGGACCTCCAGGGCGCGCTGAGCGTGGCGGTGGCCGCCCTGCGCACCCCGACCCAGCCGGCGACGACGTCCTCGTCGTCTTCGTCCACCTCGTCGTCGAACGCGGCCGCGGCGAACGGCAACGGCGAGGCCGACCCGATCAAGCTGGAGGTGGCGGTCCTGGACCGCGACCGCCCGCGCCGCGCGTTCCGCCGCCTGACCGGGGCGGCACTGGACGCACTGCTGCCGGTCCCGGACCCGGCGGGCGAAGAGCCGGAGGCGAAGCCGGACGGCGAGTGA
- a CDS encoding class I SAM-dependent methyltransferase, producing MDLATHYATGPAEAARLARTPHGRLEFLRTRELIRRFLPPRAVVLDAGGGTGVHAAWLAADGHEVHLLDPVPAHADQARRHPGVTAGIADARALPVASAGCDAVLLLGPLYHLVESAERARALAEARRVLRPGGLLAAAGISRCLSLLETATSGALTPDREERVRAALDTGVYDGHVGFVPTHWHTAAELHREIATAGFSGTTVYGVEGPAWPALDVAGLDRFDDLADSALRAARIAERDPRLIDTSAHLLAIARR from the coding sequence ATGGACCTCGCGACGCACTACGCCACCGGCCCGGCCGAAGCCGCCCGCCTCGCCCGCACCCCGCACGGCAGGCTCGAGTTCCTGCGCACGCGCGAGCTGATCCGGCGTTTCCTGCCGCCACGCGCCGTCGTGCTCGACGCCGGTGGCGGCACCGGCGTCCACGCGGCGTGGCTCGCCGCCGACGGGCACGAGGTGCACCTGCTCGACCCGGTACCGGCCCACGCCGACCAGGCGCGGAGGCACCCGGGCGTCACCGCCGGGATCGCCGACGCCCGCGCGCTGCCCGTGGCGAGCGCCGGCTGCGACGCCGTGCTGCTCCTCGGCCCGCTCTACCACCTCGTCGAGAGCGCGGAGCGCGCCCGGGCCCTCGCCGAAGCCCGCCGAGTGCTGCGCCCGGGCGGACTCCTCGCGGCCGCGGGCATCAGCCGTTGTCTCTCCCTGCTGGAGACAGCCACGTCGGGCGCGCTCACGCCGGACCGCGAGGAGCGGGTCCGCGCGGCGCTCGACACCGGCGTCTACGACGGTCACGTCGGATTCGTCCCCACGCACTGGCACACCGCCGCCGAACTCCACCGCGAGATCGCGACCGCCGGTTTCAGCGGGACGACCGTGTACGGCGTCGAAGGTCCGGCCTGGCCCGCGCTCGACGTGGCCGGACTCGACCGGTTCGACGACCTGGCCGACTCGGCCCTGCGCGCGGCCCGGATCGCCGAGCGGGACCCGCGGCTCATCGACACCAGCGCCCATCTGCTCGCCATCGCCCGCCGCTGA